One Leucoraja erinacea ecotype New England chromosome 3, Leri_hhj_1, whole genome shotgun sequence genomic window carries:
- the LOC129695824 gene encoding U6 snRNA-associated Sm-like protein LSm8, which translates to MMSTLESYINHTVAVVTADGRMIVGTLKGFDQTINLILDASHERGFSSQQGVEQVELGLYIVRGDNVAVIGEIDEETDSALDLGNIGAEPLNSVVH; encoded by the coding sequence ATGATGTCGACTCTCGAGAGCTACATCAACCATACAGTTGCAGTGGTCACAGCAGATGGAAGAATGATTGTGGGTACGTTAAAGGGGTTTGATCAGACCATCAACCTAATCCTAGATGCAAGTCACGAGCGAGGTTTCAGTTCACAACAAGGTGTGGAACAAGTAGAACTTGGCTTGTACATAGTGCGAGGAGACAATGTGGCCGTGATTGGTGAAATAGATGAAGAAACAGATTCTGCTTTGGATCTGGGGAATATCGGAGCTGAACCTTTAAATTCTGTGGTCCATTGA